The nucleotide window GAGGTCAAATTGGCCTTCAGCGCTTATCCAGAAAGCGCTGGCAGCTATCAAATTTGCACATCGGCGTACACGTCGGCCAGCGGCAGGTCGATGTCCAGGCAGTCGATGCGGATGCTGCCTTGCTCCACGTACTCGACGCGCCAGCCGGTGGCACGCCGGTAAACCTCGGCGCGAACCACGTCCTGCTCCAGCAGCACATAGGTTTGCAGGCTGGGCAGGGTCTGGTAGGCCAGCAGTTTCTCGCGCCGGTCGATGCGGGCGGTGGATTCGGACAGGACTTCGACGATGAGGCAGGGCGCGCGCCGGAAATAAGGCGCCCTGTCCTGCGGGTCGCACGAGAGCAGCAGGTCAGGGTAATAGAACACGGTCTTGCCGCCAATCTCCAGCCGCAGCTTCATGGCCGACGTGAACACGTGACAGCCCTTACGCCGTGCTGCCGGGATCAGGCCAAAGGCCAGGGCGGTAGCGATCAGGTTATGCGCCGCAGTGCTTTCGGCCCTGGCATACATGCGCCCGTCGATGTACTCATGGCGCCACTCGCTGCGCTCCTCATGGGCCAGGTACTCTTCAATGTTGATCGCTCGTGTGGACATGCGCGCCTTTTTGACGATGGCTTCTCGCAATGTAGCGGCCCCAAGCAAAACGGCACCTCACGGTGCCGTTTTGCATGAAGCGCCGAAACCTCAGCGCGGCAGATCCGAGTACCCCATCAGGAACTCATCCACCGCACGCGCGGCCTGGCGGCCTTCGCGGATGGCCCAGACCACCAGCGACTGGCCCCGGCGCATGTCGCCGGCGGCGAACACCTTCGGAACGCTCGTGGCGTAGCCGCCGGTGAAGTCGGTGCTGGCGCGGGCATTGCCGCGTGCGTCCTTGTCCACGCCAAAGGCGTCGAGCACGGCGGCCACGGGTGCCGTGAAGCCCATGGCGAGCAGCACCAGGTCGGCCTTGTATTCCTTCTCGGTGCCGGCAATCTCGACGAACTTGCCGTCCTTGAACTCGATGTGCACGGTCTTCAGGCCCGTGACCTTGCCCTTGCTGCCGATGAACTCCTTGGTGGCGATGGCGAATTCGCGCGCGCAGCCTTCCTCGTGGCTGGAGCTGGTGCGCAGCTTGGTGGGCCAGTAGGGCCACACCAGCGGCTTGTTCTCCTGCGCGGGCGGCATGGGCATGAGCTCGAACTGGGTGACGCTCACGGCGCCATGGCGGTTGCTGGTGCCCACGCAGTCGCTGCCGGTGTCACCGCCACCGATGACGATGACGTGCTTGCCGTCCGCGCGCAGCTGGCCCTTGAGTTTGTCGCCCGCGTTGACCTTGTTTTGCTGCGGCAGGAACTCCATGGCGAAGTGGATGCCATCGAGGTCGCGGCCGGGCACCGGCAGGTCGCGGCTTTGCTCGGCGCCGCCAGTGAGCAGCACGGCGTCGAATTCCTTCTGCAACTGCTCGGGCGTCACCGTTTCCTTGGCCCAGTTGGTGACCTTGCTGCCCTTGCCCAGGCCGTCCTTCTCGCTGCCGACGAACACGCCGGTGCGGATCTGCACGCCCTCGGCCACGAGCTGCGCCACGCGGCGGT belongs to Acidovorax sp. YS12 and includes:
- a CDS encoding Uma2 family endonuclease — translated: MSTRAINIEEYLAHEERSEWRHEYIDGRMYARAESTAAHNLIATALAFGLIPAARRKGCHVFTSAMKLRLEIGGKTVFYYPDLLLSCDPQDRAPYFRRAPCLIVEVLSESTARIDRREKLLAYQTLPSLQTYVLLEQDVVRAEVYRRATGWRVEYVEQGSIRIDCLDIDLPLADVYADVQI
- a CDS encoding glutamate synthase subunit beta — encoded protein: MGKTTGFMEYERIEEGYAPAAERVKHYKEFVIGLDAEQAKTQGARCMDCGTPFCNNGCPVNNIIPDFNDLVYHQDWKSAIAVLHSTNNFPEFTGRICPAPCEAACTLNINNDAVGIKSIEHAIIDRAWEEGWVQPQPAAHQTGKKVAVVGAGPAGLAAAQQLARAGHDVTLFEKNDRVGGLLRYGIPDFKLDKAHIDRRVAQLVAEGVQIRTGVFVGSEKDGLGKGSKVTNWAKETVTPEQLQKEFDAVLLTGGAEQSRDLPVPGRDLDGIHFAMEFLPQQNKVNAGDKLKGQLRADGKHVIVIGGGDTGSDCVGTSNRHGAVSVTQFELMPMPPAQENKPLVWPYWPTKLRTSSSHEEGCAREFAIATKEFIGSKGKVTGLKTVHIEFKDGKFVEIAGTEKEYKADLVLLAMGFTAPVAAVLDAFGVDKDARGNARASTDFTGGYATSVPKVFAAGDMRRGQSLVVWAIREGRQAARAVDEFLMGYSDLPR